The Xiphophorus couchianus chromosome 5, X_couchianus-1.0, whole genome shotgun sequence genome includes a region encoding these proteins:
- the LOC114144019 gene encoding CSC1-like protein 2 isoform X5 yields the protein MTLSVCFWLVLVRIISADAFLSQGAPGPPSKEENNAYSFGRTTIANLKSETKLLWLHTTFAFMYLLLTVYSMRRHTSKMHYKEDDLVKRTLFINGISKYADESQIKQHFEQAYDNCVVLEARICYNVAKLMALSAERKKTERSKKFFTDLMAKEHVPTMINPKPCGHLCCCAIAGCEEEEAVSYYTKREAKLKEEYRKEKEKVHTKPLGMAFVTFQNEAMTAIILKDFNACQVQGCRCRQEPCSSQFSEVLHVHNWSVTYAPDPQNVRWEHLSLGGISWWIRCFIINCILFILLFFLTTPAIIISTMDKFNVTKPVEYLNNPIITQFFPTLLLWAFSALLPTIVYYSAFFEAHWTRSGENRTTMHKCYTFLIFMVLLLPSLGLSSLDVFFRWLFDKKFLDDAKVRFECVFLPDNGAFFVNYVIASAFIGNAMDLLRIPGLLMYMIRLCLARSAADRRNVKRHQAYEFQFGAAYAWMMNVFTVVMAYSITCPIIVPFGLMYMLLKHLVDRYNMYYAYLPSKLDKKIHSAAVTQVVAAPILCLFWLLFFSTVRTSFDTPTSMFTLVVLVVTIVVCLSHVCFGHFKYLSAHNYKIDTKESDVDAVKNGRPARSSSSPTNKSQWQVAPQQQMYIAQVLQDPNSDEPGGASSEEDRGSSQDEEMLNGGNSINEADFQSGEDSLIANEVHQ from the exons ATGACGCTCTCCGTTTGTTTCTGgttggttttagtcagaattaTCAGTGCAGATGCTTTCCTAAGCCAGGGAGCTCCTGGACCTCCTTCCAAAGAAG AGAACAACGCCTACAGCTTCGGACGCACCACAATCGCCAACCTGAAGTCAGA GACCAAGCTGCTGTGGCTCCATACGACCTTTGCCTTCATGTACCTGCTGCTGACGGTCTACAGCATGAGGAGACACACATCTAAGATGCACTACAAGGAGGACGATCTG GTGAAACGCACTTTATTCATAAACGGCATCTCCAAGTATGCTGATGAGAGTCAGATCAAGCAGCACTTTGA GCAGGCCTACGACAACTGTGTGGTTCTGGAGGCTCGGATCTGTTACAACGTGGCCAAACTGATGGCGCTGAGCGCTGAGAG GAAGAAGACGGAGCGCAGTAAGAAGTTCTTCACCGACCTGATGGCCAAGGAGCACGTTCCCACCATGATCAACCCCAAACCTTGCGGACACCTGTGCTGCTGTGCCATCGCCGGCTGCGAGGAG GAGGAGGCTGTGAGCTACTACACCAAGAGAGAGGCCAAGCTGAAGGAGGAGTAcaggaaggagaaggagaaggtcCACACCAAGCCCCTGGGCATGGCCTTCGTCACCTTCCAGAACGAGGCCATGACTGCCAT CATCCTGAAGGACTTCAACGCCTGTCAGGTTCAGGGTTGTCGTTGTCGCCAGGAGCCGTGTTCCTCTCAGTTCAGCGAAGTCCTGCATGTTCACAACTGGAGTGTGACGTACGCGCCGGACCCGCAGAACGTCCGCTG GGAGCACCTGTCACTGGGCGGGATCTCCTGGTGGATCCGCTGCTTCATCATCAACTGCATCCTCTTCATcctgctcttcttcctcacgACGCCGGCCATCATCATCTCCACCATGGACAAGTTCAACGTCACCAAGCCTGTGGAGTATCTGAAC AACCCCATAATCACTCAGTTCTTCCCCACCCTGCTGCTCTGGGccttttctgctctgctgcccACCATCGTCTATTACTCTGCCTTCTTTGAAGCTCACTGGACCAG GTCTGGAGAAAACAGGACCACCATGCACAAATGTTACACCTTCCTGATCTTCATGGTTCTGCTGCTGCCGTCTCTTGGACTCAGCAG TCTGGATGTTTTCTTTCGCTGGCTGTTCGATAAGAAGTTCCTGGATGACGCTAAAGTCAGATTTGA GTGCGTCTTCTTACCGGATAACGGAGCGTTCTTCGTCAACTACGTCATCGCCTCGGCCTTCATCGGGAACGCCATGGACCTGCTGAGGATCCCCGGTCTGCTCATGTACATGATCCGCCTGTGCCTGGCTCGCTCCGCCGCCGACCGCCGCAACGTGAAGAGG CACCAGGCCTACGAGTTCCAGTTTGGCGCCGCGTATGCCTGGATGATGAACGTCTTCACGGTGGTGATGGCCTACAGCATCACCTGCCCCATCATAGTCCCCTTTG GTCTCATGTACATGCTGCTGAAACACCTGGTGGACAGGTACAACATGTACTACGCCTACCTGCCCTCCAAGCTGGACAAGAAGATCCACTCAGCTGCAGTGACTCAGGTGGTGGCGGCGCCCATCCTCTGCCTCTTCTGGCTGCTCTTCTTCTCCACTGTCCGCACAA GCTTTGATACGCCCACCTCCATGTTCACGCTGGTGGTTCTGGTCGTCACCATCGTGGTCTGTCTGTCCCACGTCTGCTTTGGACACTTCAAGTACCTGAGCGCCCACAACTACAAG ATCGACACAAAGGAGAGCGACGTGGACGCCGTGAAGAACGGACGACCGGCTCGCTCTTCGTCCTCTCCAACCAACAAGTCTCAG TGGCAGGTGGCGCCGCAGCAGCAGATGTACATCGCCCAGGTGCTGCAGGACCCGAACTCGGACGAGCCGGGCGGCGCCAGCAGCGAGGAGGACCGGGGCTCGTCGCAGGACGAGGAAATGCTGAATGGAGGGAACAGCATCAACGAGGCGGATTTCCAGTCGGGGGAGGACAGTCTGATCGCCAACGAGGTCCACCAGTAG
- the LOC114144019 gene encoding CSC1-like protein 2 isoform X6 yields the protein MTLSVCFWLVLVRIISADAFLSQGAPGPPSKEENNAYSFGRTTIANLKSETKLLWLHTTFAFMYLLLTVYSMRRHTSKMHYKEDDLVKRTLFINGISKYADESQIKQHFEQAYDNCVVLEARICYNVAKLMALSAERKKTERSKKFFTDLMAKEHVPTMINPKPCGHLCCCAIAGCEEEEAVSYYTKREAKLKEEYRKEKEKVHTKPLGMAFVTFQNEAMTAIILKDFNACQVQGCRCRQEPCSSQFSEVLHVHNWSVTYAPDPQNVRWEHLSLGGISWWIRCFIINCILFILLFFLTTPAIIISTMDKFNVTKPVEYLNNPIITQFFPTLLLWAFSALLPTIVYYSAFFEAHWTRSGENRTTMHKCYTFLIFMVLLLPSLGLSSLDVFFRWLFDKKFLDDAKVRFECVFLPDNGAFFVNYVIASAFIGNAMDLLRIPGLLMYMIRLCLARSAADRRNVKRHQAYEFQFGAAYAWMMNVFTVVMAYSITCPIIVPFGLMYMLLKHLVDRYNMYYAYLPSKLDKKIHSAAVTQVVAAPILCLFWLLFFSTVRTSFDTPTSMFTLVVLVVTIVVCLSHVCFGHFKYLSAHNYKIDTKESDVDAVKNGRPARSSSSPTNKSQVAPQQQMYIAQVLQDPNSDEPGGASSEEDRGSSQDEEMLNGGNSINEADFQSGEDSLIANEVHQ from the exons ATGACGCTCTCCGTTTGTTTCTGgttggttttagtcagaattaTCAGTGCAGATGCTTTCCTAAGCCAGGGAGCTCCTGGACCTCCTTCCAAAGAAG AGAACAACGCCTACAGCTTCGGACGCACCACAATCGCCAACCTGAAGTCAGA GACCAAGCTGCTGTGGCTCCATACGACCTTTGCCTTCATGTACCTGCTGCTGACGGTCTACAGCATGAGGAGACACACATCTAAGATGCACTACAAGGAGGACGATCTG GTGAAACGCACTTTATTCATAAACGGCATCTCCAAGTATGCTGATGAGAGTCAGATCAAGCAGCACTTTGA GCAGGCCTACGACAACTGTGTGGTTCTGGAGGCTCGGATCTGTTACAACGTGGCCAAACTGATGGCGCTGAGCGCTGAGAG GAAGAAGACGGAGCGCAGTAAGAAGTTCTTCACCGACCTGATGGCCAAGGAGCACGTTCCCACCATGATCAACCCCAAACCTTGCGGACACCTGTGCTGCTGTGCCATCGCCGGCTGCGAGGAG GAGGAGGCTGTGAGCTACTACACCAAGAGAGAGGCCAAGCTGAAGGAGGAGTAcaggaaggagaaggagaaggtcCACACCAAGCCCCTGGGCATGGCCTTCGTCACCTTCCAGAACGAGGCCATGACTGCCAT CATCCTGAAGGACTTCAACGCCTGTCAGGTTCAGGGTTGTCGTTGTCGCCAGGAGCCGTGTTCCTCTCAGTTCAGCGAAGTCCTGCATGTTCACAACTGGAGTGTGACGTACGCGCCGGACCCGCAGAACGTCCGCTG GGAGCACCTGTCACTGGGCGGGATCTCCTGGTGGATCCGCTGCTTCATCATCAACTGCATCCTCTTCATcctgctcttcttcctcacgACGCCGGCCATCATCATCTCCACCATGGACAAGTTCAACGTCACCAAGCCTGTGGAGTATCTGAAC AACCCCATAATCACTCAGTTCTTCCCCACCCTGCTGCTCTGGGccttttctgctctgctgcccACCATCGTCTATTACTCTGCCTTCTTTGAAGCTCACTGGACCAG GTCTGGAGAAAACAGGACCACCATGCACAAATGTTACACCTTCCTGATCTTCATGGTTCTGCTGCTGCCGTCTCTTGGACTCAGCAG TCTGGATGTTTTCTTTCGCTGGCTGTTCGATAAGAAGTTCCTGGATGACGCTAAAGTCAGATTTGA GTGCGTCTTCTTACCGGATAACGGAGCGTTCTTCGTCAACTACGTCATCGCCTCGGCCTTCATCGGGAACGCCATGGACCTGCTGAGGATCCCCGGTCTGCTCATGTACATGATCCGCCTGTGCCTGGCTCGCTCCGCCGCCGACCGCCGCAACGTGAAGAGG CACCAGGCCTACGAGTTCCAGTTTGGCGCCGCGTATGCCTGGATGATGAACGTCTTCACGGTGGTGATGGCCTACAGCATCACCTGCCCCATCATAGTCCCCTTTG GTCTCATGTACATGCTGCTGAAACACCTGGTGGACAGGTACAACATGTACTACGCCTACCTGCCCTCCAAGCTGGACAAGAAGATCCACTCAGCTGCAGTGACTCAGGTGGTGGCGGCGCCCATCCTCTGCCTCTTCTGGCTGCTCTTCTTCTCCACTGTCCGCACAA GCTTTGATACGCCCACCTCCATGTTCACGCTGGTGGTTCTGGTCGTCACCATCGTGGTCTGTCTGTCCCACGTCTGCTTTGGACACTTCAAGTACCTGAGCGCCCACAACTACAAG ATCGACACAAAGGAGAGCGACGTGGACGCCGTGAAGAACGGACGACCGGCTCGCTCTTCGTCCTCTCCAACCAACAAGTCTCAG GTGGCGCCGCAGCAGCAGATGTACATCGCCCAGGTGCTGCAGGACCCGAACTCGGACGAGCCGGGCGGCGCCAGCAGCGAGGAGGACCGGGGCTCGTCGCAGGACGAGGAAATGCTGAATGGAGGGAACAGCATCAACGAGGCGGATTTCCAGTCGGGGGAGGACAGTCTGATCGCCAACGAGGTCCACCAGTAG
- the LOC114144019 gene encoding CSC1-like protein 2 isoform X7 has translation MHKCYTFLIFMVLLLPSLGLSSLDVFFRWLFDKKFLDDAKVRFECVFLPDNGAFFVNYVIASAFIGNAMDLLRIPGLLMYMIRLCLARSAADRRNVKRHQAYEFQFGAAYAWMMNVFTVVMAYSITCPIIVPFGLMYMLLKHLVDRYNMYYAYLPSKLDKKIHSAAVTQVVAAPILCLFWLLFFSTVRTSFDTPTSMFTLVVLVVTIVVCLSHVCFGHFKYLSAHNYKIDTKESDVDAVKNGRPARSSSSPTNKSQWQVAPQQQMYIAQVLQDPNSDEPGGASSEEDRGSSQDEEMLNGGNSINEADFQSGEDSLIANEVHQ, from the exons ATGCACAAATGTTACACCTTCCTGATCTTCATGGTTCTGCTGCTGCCGTCTCTTGGACTCAGCAG TCTGGATGTTTTCTTTCGCTGGCTGTTCGATAAGAAGTTCCTGGATGACGCTAAAGTCAGATTTGA GTGCGTCTTCTTACCGGATAACGGAGCGTTCTTCGTCAACTACGTCATCGCCTCGGCCTTCATCGGGAACGCCATGGACCTGCTGAGGATCCCCGGTCTGCTCATGTACATGATCCGCCTGTGCCTGGCTCGCTCCGCCGCCGACCGCCGCAACGTGAAGAGG CACCAGGCCTACGAGTTCCAGTTTGGCGCCGCGTATGCCTGGATGATGAACGTCTTCACGGTGGTGATGGCCTACAGCATCACCTGCCCCATCATAGTCCCCTTTG GTCTCATGTACATGCTGCTGAAACACCTGGTGGACAGGTACAACATGTACTACGCCTACCTGCCCTCCAAGCTGGACAAGAAGATCCACTCAGCTGCAGTGACTCAGGTGGTGGCGGCGCCCATCCTCTGCCTCTTCTGGCTGCTCTTCTTCTCCACTGTCCGCACAA GCTTTGATACGCCCACCTCCATGTTCACGCTGGTGGTTCTGGTCGTCACCATCGTGGTCTGTCTGTCCCACGTCTGCTTTGGACACTTCAAGTACCTGAGCGCCCACAACTACAAG ATCGACACAAAGGAGAGCGACGTGGACGCCGTGAAGAACGGACGACCGGCTCGCTCTTCGTCCTCTCCAACCAACAAGTCTCAG TGGCAGGTGGCGCCGCAGCAGCAGATGTACATCGCCCAGGTGCTGCAGGACCCGAACTCGGACGAGCCGGGCGGCGCCAGCAGCGAGGAGGACCGGGGCTCGTCGCAGGACGAGGAAATGCTGAATGGAGGGAACAGCATCAACGAGGCGGATTTCCAGTCGGGGGAGGACAGTCTGATCGCCAACGAGGTCCACCAGTAG
- the pet117 gene encoding protein PET117 homolog, mitochondrial — translation MSTASKVVLTVSVVLTVSSVAGVHLKQAWDRERLREGVLRDLDRLQRKQQNLLEEQKVLTQQLEEERRGQEARLRPQDT, via the exons ATGTCTACGGCCTCCAAGGTGGTTCTGACGGTTTCTGTGGTTCTGACTGTCAGCTCGGTGGCCGGGGTCCACCTCAAGCAGGCCTGGGACCGGGAG CGTCTGCGTGAGGGCGTCCTGCGGGATCTGGACCGGCTGCAGCGGAAGCAGCAGAACCTGCTGGAGGAGCAGAAGGTTCTGacccagcagctggaggaggagaggcgGGGCCAGGAGGCCAGGCTCCGCCCACAGGACACCTGA
- the kat14 gene encoding cysteine-rich protein 2-binding protein: MDGGGAAEGLEEGEVEGETLLIVESEDQEDLSHDQSGDSLTSDLGEDADGGWACEDMSFYCDRCHKWVPAGQLRGDQPSYLKGDNFFKFLCCDCSEDGKESFERLRLTWQQVVMLAMYNLSLEGTGRQGYFRWKEDICAFIGRHWNFLLGNRKKTSTWWSTVAGCLSVGSPAFFRSGAQEFGEPGWWKLVQNRPPTLRPDGDKSGTKTKATRPPLEPIITVEGLRKRGARNPVENAMQLKEKRSRTQEAKDIRRAQKEAAGGGYADRSASSTPVKLALSRSGVRRPDLVLERGEVVDFSSLSSSDQTPLTSPSPSPSPDFSGPGTPASHSATPSLLSEVDLIPDAMPPQALFHDDEELETEGMIDPGMEYLPPPSASHTGQKKLRPPHTLIKREAESEEDDAHEERFEQPAGCGEAPPPDRRVAERRRMNLQDKLDGAAPRPVVSALSLYDERLLLRRLDGCPLALAVTPHAKRLRRKLLVRHAKRQRGLPLLDIDRAVSAALSLVGGIYATQEAEPRPVGGVKRKYCTSSQEQRILDRFQTSASSRPGVQQRSVSFWHRLMGAEGGLDQNIKSPYTARILKPFIRRDFESRPLKLRLLAEIRAFPHRTDPDWTPEPDAPIDYCYVRPNHIPSVNAMCHDSFWPGVDLSECLQYPDFSVVALYRKVVVGFGFMVPDVKYSEAYISFLLVHPEWRRAGIGTFMIYHLIQTCMGKDVTLHVSASNPAMLLYQKFGFKAEEYILDFYDKYYPVDSSECRHAFFLRLRR; the protein is encoded by the exons ATGGACGGCGGCGGCGCGGCGGAGGGTCTGGAGGAGGGGGAGGTGGAGGGGGAGACGCTGCTGATCGTGGAGTCGGAGGACCAGGAGGACCTGTCACATGACCAGAGCGGAGACTCGCTGACCAGCGACCTGGGAGAGGACGCGGACGGCGGCTGGGCCTGCGAGGACATGTCCTTCTACTGTGACCGCTGCCACAAGTGGGTCCCTGCAg GTCAGCTCCGCGGCGACCAGCCCAGTTACCTGAAGGGAGACAACTTCTTCAAGTTCCTGTGCTGCGACTGTTCTGAGGATGGCAAGGAGAGCTTCGAGAGGCTGAGGCTCACCTGGCAGCAG GTGGTGATGCTGGCCATGTACAACCTGTCTCTGGAGGGAACAGGGCGGCAGGGCTACTTCAGGTGGAAGGAGGACATCTGCGCTTTCATTGGCCGTCACTGGAACTTCCTGCTGGGGAACAG GAAGAAGACATCCACCTGGTGGAGCACAGTGGCCGGCTGCCTGTCCGTCGGAAGCCCCGCTTTCTTCCGGTCCGGAGCGCAGGAGTTCGGCGAGCCGGGTTGGTGGAAGCTGGTCCAGAACCGCCCCCCCACCCTGAGGCCGGACGGCGACAAGTCCGGCACCAAGACCAAAG CGACCCGGCCGCCCCTGGAACCCATCATCACGGTGGAGGGCCTGCGTAAGCGCGGCGCCAGGAACCCGGTGGAGAACGCCATGCAGCTGAAGGAGAAGCGCAGCCGCACACAGGAGGCCAAAGACATCCGGCGCGCCCAGAAGGAGGCGGCGGGCGGAGGCTACGCCGACCGCAGCGCCTCCTCCACGCCCGTCAAGCTGGCCTTAAGCCGCAGCGGCGTTCGCCGCCCCGACCTGGTGCTGGAGCGGGGCGAGGTCGTCGACTTCTCGTCGCTCAGCTCGTCGGACCAGACGCCGCTCACCAGCCCCTCGCCCTCACCGTCACCGGACTTCTCCGGGCCGGGGACTCCGGCCTCCCACTCGGCCACGCCGAGCCTGCTGTCAGAGGTCGACCTGATACCCGATGCCATGCCGCCACAGGCGCTGTTCCACG ATGACGAGGAGCTGGAGACGGAGGGCATGATCGACCCGGGGATGGAGTACCTACCCCCGCCCAGCGCCAGCCACACCGGTCAGAAGAAGCTCCGCCCCCCACATACTCTCATCAAGCGGGAAGCTGAGAGTGAGGAAGACGACGCCCACGAAGAGCGCTTCGAGCAGCCGGCGGGCTGCGgtgaggctccgccccctgaCAGGCGCGTGGCAGAGCGTCGCAGGATGAACCTTCAGGACAAACTGGACGGCGCCGCACCGCGGCCCGTCGTCTCCGCCCTCAGCCTCTACGACGagcggctgctgctgcggcgGCTGGACGGCTGCCCGCTGGCGCTCGCCGTCACGCCACACGCCAAGCGCCTCCGCAGGAAGCTGCTGGTCCGCCACGCCAAGCGTCAGAGAGggctccccctgctggacatCGACCGCGCCGTTAGCGCCGCGCTCAGCCTGGTGGGAGGGATCTACGCCACGCAGGAGGCGGAGCCACGGCCCGTGGGTGGGGTTAAGAGAAAGTACTGCACCAGCAGCCAGGAGCAGCGGATTCTGGACCGCTTCCAG ACCAGCGCGTCCAGCCGGCCGGGCGTCCAGCAGCGCTCTGTGTCTTTCTGGCACCGCCTGATGGGAGCCGAGGGCGGTCTGGACCAGAACATCAAGAGTCCGTACACGGCCCGGATCCTGAAGCCCTTCATCAG GAGGGATTTTGAGTCCCGCCCCCTAAAGCTCCGCCTCTTGGCTGAGATCCGGGCGTTTCCTCACAGGACGGATCCGGACTGGACCCCAGAACCTGACGCTCCCATTGACTACTGCTACGTCCGGCCCAACCACATCCCCTCGGTCAACGCCATGTGCCATGACAGCTTCTGGCCAG GTGTGGACCTGTCCGAGTGCCTGCAGTACCCGGACTTCAGCGTGGTGGCGCTCTACAGGAAGGTGGTGGTGGGTTTCGGGTTCATGGTTCCGGACGTGAAGTACAGCGAGGCGTACATTTCCTTCCTGCTGGTTCACCCGGAGTGGCGGCGCGCCGGCATCGGCACCTTCATGATCTACCACCTGATCCAG ACGTGCATGGGGAAGGACGTGACGCTCCACGTGTCGGCCAGCAACCCGGCCATGCTGCTCTACCAGAAGTTCGGCTTCAAGGCCGAGGAATACATCCTGGACTTCTACGACAAATATTACCCAGTGGACAGCAGCGAGTGCCGCCACGCCTTCTTCCTGAGGCTGCGGCGCTGA